One genomic region from Gossypium hirsutum isolate 1008001.06 chromosome D13, Gossypium_hirsutum_v2.1, whole genome shotgun sequence encodes:
- the LOC107919268 gene encoding uncharacterized protein, translating into MPTHWFQWLPLAEWWYNSFYHPSIQLTPYEALYGQPPPAHMPYLAGFSPVAVVDRSLRAREAAQKLLHFCLKKTQHHMKHFTGKHRSERSFQVGDLVYLRLQPYRQQSLRKVSNQKLSPKYYGHFPVIQKVGAVVYTLQLPQNSRIHPTFHVSQLKKHVGSAQTQLQLPLVDAHGALPKEPVCISDKRIVKKGSQAVTEVLVEWADSFPKDATWESFSALQAKFPLF; encoded by the coding sequence ATGCCTACACACTGGTTCCAATGGCTGCCTCTAGCTGAATGGTGGTATAATTCTTTTTACCATCCTTCTATCCAGCTCACCCcgtatgaggctctgtatggtcagCCCCCACCTGCACACATGCCCTATTTGGCAGGTTTTTCTCCAGTGGCAGTTGTAGATCGAAGCTTACGGGCGCGGGAGGCTGCTCAAAAGTTACTTCATTTTTGCCTCAAGAAAACTCAGCACCACATGAAGCACTTTACAGGCAAGCATCGATCTGAGCGAAGCTTTCAAGTGGGTGACTTGGTCTATTTGCGGTTGCAACCTTATCGGCAGCAATCGCTTCGAAAAGTTTCTAACCAGAAGCTATCTCCCAAGTATTATGGTCATTTTCCAGTGATTCAGAAAGTCGGGGCAGTGGTTTATACCCTGCAACTTCCACAAAATTCTCGTATTCATCCTACATTTCATGTTTCGCAATTAAAGAAGCATGTGGGGTCTGCTCAAACTCAATTACAGTTACCATTAGTGGATGCTCATGGTGCCTTACCAAAAGAGCCTGTTTGCATTAGTGACAAAAGAATAGTTAAGAAAGGAAGTCAAGCTGTGACTGAAGTATTAGTAGAGTGGGCTGACTCTTTTCCAAAAGATGCGACCTGGGAATCATTTTCTGCCCTGCAAGCCAAATTTCCTCTTTTTTAG
- the LOC107919267 gene encoding uncharacterized protein — protein MKSQLYQFLLEPFSDGEVEEFQKCSDKLDGNGNEEDGLQSPTISLHALMGLQGHNTMRVAARVGTNWVIILVDSGSTHNFINIKLVNRVSLLVIRQKQLKVSVANGNCLFTKGLCKGVKWEVQDHKFETDFMVLSLKGCDMFNLAGESCVLQGIIPGSLAAVNTECNPRCFAVIGESLGPYTAILSSPEQVALSTKGDTSQGSQLQKLLLEFDDIFQVPKGLPRRRIHDHKIPLTDERALEFTVDTDASGGGIGVILQHTDHQSLRFLSDQVAITPFQLRWVQQSYTQDDRLQQIIQRTQQHPNPDQKYSWDGRFLFRKGKIVVGKDSQLRRELFLHFHACAIGGHSGVHVTRKRLSSQLYWKGLTTDVKRWIRECITCQKCKGESVASPGLLQPLPIPNRAWFVISIDFIEGLPVSNQKNSILAVVDHLTKYGHFFSLTHPYTAKDVASEYLSHVYKLHGMPDSIISDRDRIFVSNFWQELFRKSGTRLLLLTAYHPHTDG, from the exons ATGAAATCCCAATTGTATCAATTTCTTTTGGAACCTTTTTCAGATGGTGAAGTGGAAGAATTTCAGAAGTGTTCTGACAAATTGGACGGAAATGGCAATGAGGAAGATGGTCTTCAATCTCCTACAATTTCGTTACATGCTCTTATGGGCTTACAAGGGCACAACACCATGAGGGTGGCTGCTCGAGTGGGAACAAACTGGGTTATCATTCTGGTGGACTCGGGGAGTACGCATAATTTTATTAACATTAAGTTGGTCAATAGAGTGTCCTTACTGGTGATACGCCAGAAACAATTGAAAGTTTCGGTGGCCAATGGAAATTGCTTGTTTACCAAAGGTTTATGTAAAGGGGTCAAGTGGGAGGTGCAAGACCATAAGTTTGAAACTGACTTCATGGTCTTATCATTGAAAGGCTGTGATATG TTCAACTTAGCTGGGGAGTCATGCGTTCTTCAAGGCATAATTCCTGGTTCGTTAGCAGCTGTGAATACAGAATGCAACCCAAGATGTTTTGCAGTAATTGGGGAGTCGTTGGGACCTTATACAGCTATATTAAGCTCACCTGAGCAGGTGGCGCTCTCTACCAAGGGGGACACGAGCCAGGGGAGTCAGCTTCAGAAACTTTTGCTGGAGTTTGATGACATATTCCAAGTTCCAAAAGGGTTGCCTCGTAGAAGAATACATGATCATAAAATTCCTCTGACGGATGAAAGAGCA CTTGAATTTACCGTGGATACAGATGCGAGCGGCGGGGGCATTGGTGTAATTTTGCAACA TACAGATCATCAAAGTTTGCGTTTCTTGTCGGATCAAGTGGCTATTACTCCTTTCCAGCTGCGTTGG GTGCAGCAATCTTATACTCAAGATGATCGACTGCAGCAAATTATTCAACGCACTCAGCAGCATCCTAATCCTGACCAAAAATATTCTTGGGATGGCCGATTTTTGTTCAGGAAAGGAAAGATAGTCGTGGGGAAGGATTCACAATTACGACGGGAGTTATTCCTTCATTTTCATGCTTGTGCTATTGGGGGTCATTCTGGGGTGCATGTAACGAGGAAGCGGCTTTCGAGTCAATTATACTGGAAGGGCCTTACTACGGATGTTAAGAGGTGGATCCGTGAATGTATCACTTGTCAAAAATGCAAAGGGGAATCAGTGGCTTCTCCTGGCCTCCTACAGCCCTTACCAATACCTAACAGAGCTTGGTTTGTGATTAGTATAGACTTTATTGAAGGGTTACCAGTTTCGAATCAGAAGAATTCCATTCTTGCCGTGGTCGACCATCTCACTAAATAtggtcattttttttctttgactcATCCCTACACAGCTAAAGATGTGGCTTCTGAATATTTAAGTCATGTCTACAAGCTGCATGGTATGCCCGATTCTATCATATCGGATAGAGATAGAATCTTTGTTAGTAATTTTTGGCAGGAACTCTTCAGGAAGTCAGGGACTAGGCTTTTACTATTGACAGCCTACCACCCTCATACGGATGGCTAG